The DNA sequence CGAAAGGGTGTCGAGGACCCGGGCGAGTTTGTCCACGAGTTCGGCGATGTGCGACTCTTCGGCGACGAGCGCGGGGCACAGCGCAATGGTGTCGCCGGTGGTGCGCACCAGCAGGCCGTTGTCGAAGCACAGCCGGAACGCTTCCTGCGCGCGCGCCGTGGGCTTGTCCGGCACCGGCTCCAGCTCCACCGCGCCCAGCATCCCGAAGTCGCGGATGTCGATGACGTAGGGCTTGCCCTTCAGCGCCTGCAGCGCGTCGCCCAGCAGCTTGCCGGTTTCCTTGCCGCGCTCGAACAGGCCCTGGTCCTGGTACACGTCCAGTGACGCGTGCGCGGCCGCCACCGCCAACGGATGGCCCGAATACGTGTAGCCGTGCGCGAACTCGATGAGTTGCTCGGGGCCCTGCATGAAGTCTTCGTAGATTTCGCGGCGCGCCAGCACCGCGCCCATCGGCACCGCTCCGCTGGTCAGGCCCTTCGCCAGCGTGATGATGTCGGGCGTCACGCCGAACGTCTGCGAAGCGAACGCCTCTCCGGTGCGTCCGAATCCCGTGATGACCTCGTCGAAGATCAGCAGCAGCCCGTGCTCGTCGCAAATCTCGCGAATCCTTTCCAGGTAGCCCTTCGGCGGGACCAGCACGCCGCCCGAACAGGCGATCGCCTCCACGATCACCGCGGCGATGGTCGAGGCGTCGTGCAGCGCCACGATCTCCTCCAATTCGTCCGCCAGGTGGGCGCCCCACTCGGGCTGGCCGCGGCTGAAGGCCTGGTGCTCGAGGTCCTGCGTGTGCCTGAGATGATCCACGCCCGCCAGCAGCGCCCCGAACAGCTTGCGATTCGACGAGATGCCGCCCACCGAAATGCCGCCGAAACCCACGCCGTGGTAGCCCTTCTGACGCCCGATCAGCCGCACCCGCTGCCCCTCGCCGCGCACGCGGTGCCAGGCGAGCGCGATCTTCAGCGCCGTATCGACCGACTCCGAGCCGGAATTGGTGAAGAACACGCTGGTCAGCCCCTCCGGCGCCATCCCGGCCAGCCGGTTGGCCAGCTCGAAGGTGCGCGGATAGCCCATCTGAAACGCCGTGTAGTAATCCAGCTTCGCCGCCTGCTCCTGGATCGCGGCCACAATGTGCGGATGGCAGTGTCCCGCGTTGCAACACCACAGACCCGAAACGCCGTCGAGCAACTGCTGCCCGTCGTGCGACGTGTAATACATGCCCTGGGCATCGACCACGAAACGCGGGTCGCTCTTGAACTGCCGGTTGGCCGTAAACGGCATCCAGTACGCCTGCAAATCGGGCAGGTCCGTCATCACACTCTTGCTCGTATCCATGGCCCGGTACCCTACCAGCCCAAGCCCCGCGCGCCCACCCCCTTCCGGACGATCCGCTGTGGTAGGGTGAGTGCAAGTCTCCGAACCTCGCAGGATCAACCCATGGGCTACCGCAAAACCAATATTCCGGGCTGGTTCTGCCAGCTGATCCTCCTGACTCTGATTGCCTTGCCGGTCCTCGCCGATGACGTTCCTCTCATGGTGCTCGAAGGTACGGCGACCGGGGGACGCGACAACGGCGACTTCATGGTGTTTGATCCGGCGCTGGCGTGGAACCGGGACCAATTGACGGAATGGCAGGAAACTGCAAAGGAAGGAGAACGACCACCCATGGAAGAGTTTATGGGCGCCATTGGAAAAGCTCGGATCGGTCCCGACCACAAGTTTCGTCTCGAAATACCCGTAGACCGTCCCCGCCGCGTCTATTTCGCCATCTTCAACGCGAAGTCTCCTGACGGAATGACCTATGGACCAGTCAAGACGGGCAACAACTTCGTCCTGGAGCCGGGGAAGCTCAATCTGCGGACCATACGCGGCAATTACTGGATCATGACGGGCGGCTATTACAACGATGCCATTCACAGTTCATGGCGGACTTCGGAGGAATACACGCAAGCGCAGGCCGACTACGAGCGGTTCTTGACTCCCGCGGAGGACGAGACCGAGGAAGCCAGGCGGCGCAGGGTGGACAACCTCACGGAGGCCTCCAGGCGGCTTACGCAAATCGAGATGGACGGCTTCGCAAAGGTCGCGCTGAACCACGATGATCCCGAGGTAGTCAAGCATGCGATCCAGACAACCTGGCTGTTCGGTCCGTGGATGGGCGAAGCGATACAGAGGCTGGCGGAAATCGCGCCGGAGGATCCCTGGGTCATTGGACGCCTCGCCGCGATGGAAGCGGCCGCGGCGAATGCCGAACAGAACAGGCAATTGCGCGTCGGCGAGAGCGTCCTGGACTTCACGGCCGAGACACTTGGCGGCGAAGAAGTAACGCTTTCCGATATACGCGCCGACAGCCGCTATTTGCTGGTTGAGTTCTGGGCCTCCTGGTGCGGCCCCTGCCGGGTGGAAATACCGCACATGAAGCAGGCCTATGAACGTTTCCGCGACAAGGGGTTTGAGATCGTATCGTTTACCGTCGACGAAGAGCGCGAGGACTGGGAAGAAGCCTCCGTCGAAGAAGATCTGCCCTGGTTCGATCTCGGCATGGGATACGAGGCCGAGGCCGCAAAGGCCTACAATGTCCTCGGTGTTCCGAACAACTACCTGGTGGAATCCAGCACCGGAAAAATCATTTCCAAGGACCTGCGCCAACACAAGCTCGATGAAAAACTGGAAGAACTGCTCGAATAAGGAGTGACGCTCGATGAAACTCGTGCTCTGGGCGTTTGCCGGCGCGCTGATCGTGCTGCTGATCCTGAGTTACACGGGAATCGCCCGGTTTGAGATTCTGCCGAGGGAAACGGCAACGCTTCCACTCCCGGAAGGCATCACCCAGAAAAACCTTTGCCACGAGCGCAGCTACGGGCGCCACTGCTGGAAGGAAGTCGTGAACCGGCCGGGGTGTTTCACATGGGTCTATGTGGAATCGCCGGACCAGGAATTCTATTGGTACGGCGAATGCCCCGATGGCCTGGCGGAAGGAGAGTACGGTCTGGAATCACGATCGCACCTCGATTTGACCGTTTTCGTCTTCTCGCTGCTCGACGGCAGGCACGAGGGAACGCTCGTCAAGGGGAAGCGGCAGGGCGACTGGTACTCCCGATACCTGGGCGGCAGGGAGGCGGAGCAGTCGTACTTGTACGGGTATCGGCACGGCATCCGCTGGGTCGGCCACAGGAACGGAGAATTCGTCGAAATTCCCTACATCCTGGGACGGCAAAGCGATGTTCCGTTCCGGTACAGACTGGGTGGAGAGAGAATCATCCCCCCGTGGGAGCAGCGCTACGACGAGGATTGGCCGTACCGCGACGGGTACCGGCACGGCTTTGAGCCTGGGCCGGGCGCCGATGGAGAAGCACGGAGGGAGCTGTTTATCGAGAACAGGAAAGTCGTCGCCTGGGGTCCTGCCGAATCGAATGAAGAACCGGTTGACCGGCCGTTTCCCGACGGCGGGCTGACAGGACGCTACTTGCTGCACCTTTCCGCCGGGAGTGACGCAGGCGAGCACTACTTTGACGGCACCGAAGCCGAAGGGCAATTCGCCGACGGAGTCATGCAGGGAGAATGGACCTTCCGCGATCCCGGCGGCACGGTCCGTAGCGGGCTTTACCAGGACAACCGCCCGACAGGCGAATGGGTCGAGATCGACCACGGAAGGAGCTTCGCGCAGGGAGCCTACCTGGGCCAATACAAGCACGGCGACTGGGTGGTTCGGTACGACGACGGCGCGGTGCACGAAGGCGCCTACGAGGGCGGCGTTCGTGACGGCAAATGGATGATGAAGGAAGCCGACGGGCGCGTGGTGGAAGGCGAATACCGTGGCGACAGGCCGAACGGCGAATGGATCTACCGTTATCCGGACGGGACGATCGAGAAAGCATCCCTGCTGGGCGGCATCCGGCACGGAAAATGGACCACCACGCTGCCGGACGGCGCCGGAAGCGACGGCTTCTACTGGGAGGGAAGCAAATTCGGGGATTGGATCGTGCGCAGATCGGACGGAACCGTTATAGAGGAATTCTGGGAGAACGGCGCGCTCGTCGAGACCGCATTCCTCCATTAGCCTGCATGAATCCCGATGAACCAATGAATCAACGGAGAAACGAGATGCGAACATTCATGATTACCCTCTTCCTGGCACTGCTGGCGGCATCGCCGGCACACGCCGACGAAACGTCAGTGATGGTGCTCGAAGGCACTACGGCCGCGCCGTACGACAACGGCCAATTCGCGGTACTTGACAGCAGGCGAGGCTGGGACACCGCCCGATGGGAAGAATGGCAAAGTACGGCAAAGCCGGACGAACAGCCGCCCATTGAAGCCTACGGCGCCATCGCCTGGGCGCCGATTGGTCCCGATGGCGCATTTCGCCTGGAAATCGCCGTGGATCAGCCGCGTGTGGCCACCTTCGCCGTAATTGGCGCAAAGACCGCCGACGGCAATACGTTCACGCCAAACAAGCAGGGCAACAATTTCATCATGGAGCCCGGCGAACTCAAGTTGCGGATGATCCGCCACGATTACTCGGAGATAACAGGCGGCCATTACAACGATGCCGTGTTCAACTCCTGGCGCCTTTCGAAGGAATACATAAAGGCGCAGGCGGACGCCGAACAAGCGCGGGCGGATCACGATCAGGCGCAGGCGAAAATCGGGGACGAAGTCCTGCCGGGGGACGACCCGCGGGAGCAAGCAAGGCGGCGCCTGTGGGATCGCATGGTCGAATCCAACATGTTGACGATACGGCTTCAGGAAGAGGGCATGTCCAAGGTTGCGCTCACCCACCCCGACCCGCTGGCAAGGCGTTTTGCAATCGAGGCATCCTGGATAGTCGGACCGTGGATGAACGACGCGTTGCACTCCCTCGCCAAACTGACGCCGGACGATCCGTGGGTCGTCAACCGGCTCGCCCCCGCCACGAATGTGATAACGATCAATGCCCTGAAGGAGGGCGACAGCATCGTGGACTTCACCGGCGAGACCCTTGACGGCGTGGAGGTGCGACTGGCCGATGTGCAATCGATAAACCGCCTGGTCCTGGTGGAGTTCTGGGCGTCCTGGTGCGGCCCCTGCCGGGTGGAGATTCCGCACATGAAGCAAGCTTATGCCCGCTTCCGCGACAAGGGCTTCGAGATCGTCTCGTTCACGCTCGACGACGAACGCGAGGACTGGGAGGAAGCGTCGGCCGAGGAAAACATGCCCTGGATTGATATCGGCATGGGATATGAGACGGAGGTAGCGCAAGCCTACAGTCTCAAGAATCGGGGCATACCATTGAACTACCTGGTGGATTCGGGCACCGGAAAAATCGTCGCGGCCAACCTGCGGCAACACAAGCTTGACGAAAAGCTGGAAGAATTGCTCGACTAGGCCTTGTCCCGAAAGGAGCCCCTCCAGGCACTCGGCGAAAACCGTTCGACGGCTTCCGGGGACTCTTCCCGGAAGCGCGACTGCAGGCGGGGCGGCACGATGGGGCAAGCGGTTTCGGTGCGGCCGAAGAGACGGTAGCGGCGCTTACCGATAAAGCGGTAGGCAGCGTTTCTCCATCGCCTGGGGAAGGCGCCGAGAAGAACCGCCAATACCAGCCACATTCCTCCCAGCATCTTCAATATCCGGATTGCGGCATCGCCCTCCAGCAGCAGGCCCACGTCGCTCTTGAGCACAATGCTGTCCGGAAGCCCGGCCCGCTCTTCTGCCGTGAACGCCGAACGAAAGAACTCGCTTTGCAGCGGCGAGAATGTGATGCGCTCGTCTTTGTCCTCCGCCAGCACGAATCGGGCGAGGCGATGGCACAGGGCACAGGTTCCGTCGTAGAACAGCGTTGCTCGCTCGGGCGGCTTGCGGGTTCTGATCCAACCGGGGTCGAACGCGAACAGGTGAAGCAGCAACAGGACAATCGACACCCCGGCAAAATCAACCAGAAAGGCGATACACATTTGAGTTGCGAAGATCGCGCACCAGAACCAGACGCGGACCCGGTCGAACATCATGAATAGCGGGAACAAGTAGCCGACCAACATGGCCTTCAACTCAAGCGCCTCGACCAAAAATGGCGGCAGCAGGCCCAGAAAATCCGGGGGAACGTAGTCTCGCAAGTACGGATCGGGAAACACATCCGGCAGGAAAACTCCCGCTACCGTCTGCGGACCGAATGTCAGGGATTGGCCTGCCAGGAGATAGCTCCATGCCAAAAGCAACCAGGTGCCGAGAACGAGTGCTACCGGGAAACGCCAGCCCGCGCCCGGATCCGGTCGTCCTCGCGCCGCCAGGGAGCCATATGGCGCCCTGCGCATGAGCAGGTGCGCCAGCAGCATCCAAACCAGAGGGGCGACGCTCGCCTTGGGAAGCGCAGGATTCAGGCCGTACAGGTAAACCAGAATGAACCCGAGATAAAGCGCCGCCCACTTGTCGGCGAGCCCGACGATGAACAAGAGCGACGCGACCGCCGCAACGCAGGTGACGGCCAGCACAAACCCGGACGGCAAGTCCCAGGCCCAGAGCGAGAGCTGCACGAAATGCGACAGCAGAAAGCCGCCCAGCAGCACGCGAAAAATGCTGTATTGACCCCCGGTCCATCCAAAGGGCCAAGAACCCCAAACCCCATCTAACTTGCCGGCCATCGCCACCTGCCCCCAACGCTCACGGGAGTATCGGTAGATTTCGTCGATGCGGAGTGCAGTCTATCCTTTGGCGCGCACGACAATCATGGGCTGGGACACTCCTTGTTCCTGGCAATAACTTTGGAAGCGGAAAGCGGACGAAAGGATTTCTCCGGAGCAGCAAAGGCACGGGTCAATTCGGCCTTCAACCGCTCGAAGGCCTCGTGCTCCGACCGCTCCTTGTCCCGCCGGATCAGATCGCGCACATACTCGCTAACGTTCTCGTAGGAACCGTTCTCCCCCACATTGGCGGATAGGAAGTCACGCAATGCTCCGCTGAGCCGAACCGTAATTGTCGTTTTGCTTGGCATGGAGCGTTCTATTCGATGGAAGAAAATTCAATATAACCAATATGTAATACCTATACAATCCGGCTGGGCCACATGTCCGGATAGCATAGAATCGAGACATGTGGAAAGTTGTGCTGGGGATATTGCTCGTCGTCCTTGGCGCCCTGGGAGTCTCGCTACTCCTGATAGCCGTCGGCGCCATCCAACCTGATGTGCAGCGAAAGGAGCCGAGCTTGCTTCAGCTCCCAGAGACAGTCAGCAAGGCAAACATTTGCGCGATGGATGACTATGGGGATCGGTGCTGGATAGAAGTCATGAACCAGCCGGGATGTTACGTTTGGCTGGCATGGCATCGCCCGCTTCACGAAGTTCTTTGGTTC is a window from the Gammaproteobacteria bacterium genome containing:
- a CDS encoding TlpA family protein disulfide reductase encodes the protein MDDEGSRRARGGRRIPWRQAERRMDLPLSGRDDRESIPAGRHPARKMDHHAAGRRRKRRLLLGGKQIRGLDRAQIGRNRYRGILGERRARRDRIPPLACMNPDEPMNQRRNEMRTFMITLFLALLAASPAHADETSVMVLEGTTAAPYDNGQFAVLDSRRGWDTARWEEWQSTAKPDEQPPIEAYGAIAWAPIGPDGAFRLEIAVDQPRVATFAVIGAKTADGNTFTPNKQGNNFIMEPGELKLRMIRHDYSEITGGHYNDAVFNSWRLSKEYIKAQADAEQARADHDQAQAKIGDEVLPGDDPREQARRRLWDRMVESNMLTIRLQEEGMSKVALTHPDPLARRFAIEASWIVGPWMNDALHSLAKLTPDDPWVVNRLAPATNVITINALKEGDSIVDFTGETLDGVEVRLADVQSINRLVLVEFWASWCGPCRVEIPHMKQAYARFRDKGFEIVSFTLDDEREDWEEASAEENMPWIDIGMGYETEVAQAYSLKNRGIPLNYLVDSGTGKIVAANLRQHKLDEKLEELLD
- a CDS encoding TlpA family protein disulfide reductase, with protein sequence MGYRKTNIPGWFCQLILLTLIALPVLADDVPLMVLEGTATGGRDNGDFMVFDPALAWNRDQLTEWQETAKEGERPPMEEFMGAIGKARIGPDHKFRLEIPVDRPRRVYFAIFNAKSPDGMTYGPVKTGNNFVLEPGKLNLRTIRGNYWIMTGGYYNDAIHSSWRTSEEYTQAQADYERFLTPAEDETEEARRRRVDNLTEASRRLTQIEMDGFAKVALNHDDPEVVKHAIQTTWLFGPWMGEAIQRLAEIAPEDPWVIGRLAAMEAAAANAEQNRQLRVGESVLDFTAETLGGEEVTLSDIRADSRYLLVEFWASWCGPCRVEIPHMKQAYERFRDKGFEIVSFTVDEEREDWEEASVEEDLPWFDLGMGYEAEAAKAYNVLGVPNNYLVESSTGKIISKDLRQHKLDEKLEELLE
- a CDS encoding DUF393 domain-containing protein; its protein translation is MAGKLDGVWGSWPFGWTGGQYSIFRVLLGGFLLSHFVQLSLWAWDLPSGFVLAVTCVAAVASLLFIVGLADKWAALYLGFILVYLYGLNPALPKASVAPLVWMLLAHLLMRRAPYGSLAARGRPDPGAGWRFPVALVLGTWLLLAWSYLLAGQSLTFGPQTVAGVFLPDVFPDPYLRDYVPPDFLGLLPPFLVEALELKAMLVGYLFPLFMMFDRVRVWFWCAIFATQMCIAFLVDFAGVSIVLLLLHLFAFDPGWIRTRKPPERATLFYDGTCALCHRLARFVLAEDKDERITFSPLQSEFFRSAFTAEERAGLPDSIVLKSDVGLLLEGDAAIRILKMLGGMWLVLAVLLGAFPRRWRNAAYRFIGKRRYRLFGRTETACPIVPPRLQSRFREESPEAVERFSPSAWRGSFRDKA
- a CDS encoding addiction module antitoxin; the encoded protein is MPSKTTITVRLSGALRDFLSANVGENGSYENVSEYVRDLIRRDKERSEHEAFERLKAELTRAFAAPEKSFRPLSASKVIARNKECPSP
- a CDS encoding aspartate aminotransferase family protein; this translates as MTDLPDLQAYWMPFTANRQFKSDPRFVVDAQGMYYTSHDGQQLLDGVSGLWCCNAGHCHPHIVAAIQEQAAKLDYYTAFQMGYPRTFELANRLAGMAPEGLTSVFFTNSGSESVDTALKIALAWHRVRGEGQRVRLIGRQKGYHGVGFGGISVGGISSNRKLFGALLAGVDHLRHTQDLEHQAFSRGQPEWGAHLADELEEIVALHDASTIAAVIVEAIACSGGVLVPPKGYLERIREICDEHGLLLIFDEVITGFGRTGEAFASQTFGVTPDIITLAKGLTSGAVPMGAVLARREIYEDFMQGPEQLIEFAHGYTYSGHPLAVAAAHASLDVYQDQGLFERGKETGKLLGDALQALKGKPYVIDIRDFGMLGAVELEPVPDKPTARAQEAFRLCFDNGLLVRTTGDTIALCPALVAEESHIAELVDKLARVLDTLS